Below is a genomic region from Chloroflexota bacterium.
AACCGCCTGCGCGTGATGACGAACACGGTGGCTGTCGGCGCATCCGTCTTCGCCGTCGGCGGCGACATCGAGGGGCTCTGCCAGACGCTCAGGGAGGACTTCAAGGGCCCGCGCGCACAGATCGGGGAGATGAACGCCCGGGCGGCGACCCTCGGCTACGAACACGCGGCCCAGCAGCTTGGCGGGCGGTCGCCCTTCGACGCGCGCTCTTTGTCGGCGCCGAATGGGCACGCGAAGCTGCCGATGTTGATTCGTGGGATGCACGCGTGCGCCATGGGCAAGCTCAAAGCCGGGCTGCACCTGCAGACCTATTATCCCATCAGCCCCGCCACCGACGAGAGCGTGTACCTCGAGGCAATCCAGCGCGACCAGAATTTGCTCGTGGTGCAGTGCGAGGACGAGATCGCGTCGATCCAGATGGCGGTTGGAGCCGCCAACGCCGGCGCGCGCGCCTCCACCTCGACGTCTGGCCCCGGGTTCGCGCTGATGGTCGAGGGCATCGGCTACGCCTCAATGACGGAGGTGGGCGGCCCGGTCGTGTTTCTCTGGCAGCGCGGCGGGCCCAGCACGGGGCTTCCCACGCGCCAGGACCAGAGCGACCTCCAGTTCGCCCTCCATCCGGCCCACGGGGAGTTCCCGCACATGGTCGTCGCCCCGGCCGACTGCCAGCAGATCTTCGAGGACTCCTTCGAGGCGTTCAACTGGGCGGACCGCTACCAGCTCCCGGTGGTGGTCTTGGTGGACAAGTACCTCTCCACCCAGTACACGACCCTCCAGGACCTCAAGATGGAGAACCTCGTCATCGACCGTGGGCCCCGCTTCAATCCCAATGGCCACGCGAACGGACACGACGGCGCGGGCGGATACCTGCGCTTCGGCTTCACCGAGTCGGGCGTGTCGCCGCGCTCGTTCCCGGGCGATGAAGGGGGGATCTTCTGGGCCACCAGCGACGAGCACGACCCGCGGGGCCACATCACCGAAGACGCGGAGAACCGCATCCGCATGATGGAAAAGCGGATGGGGAAGCTGGATGTTGCCGCGCGCGAGATCCCGACCGAGCGAAAGCTGGTCGTCCACGGCCCGCGGGACGCGGACGTCACACTCGTCGGCTGGGGGTCTGTGCTGGGAAGCGTCCTCGACGCCATGGACACCCTGGCGCGCGAGGACAACCTTCGCGCCAACTTCGTCCAGGTCCGTTTGATGCGGCCCTTCCCGGCCGCGGAAGTGACGAGCGCGCTGTCCCGTGCCAAACGCCTGATCCTGGTGGAGAACAACTATTCCGGCCAGCTCGGCTCCCTCGTCCGCGAGATGACGGGCATCGATATTCCGCAGAAGGTGCTGAAATACGACGGCCGTCCGTTTTCGGAAGAGGAGCTGGTCGAGGCCCTCAGAGCCGCGCTCGCGGGATCCGAGGCACGGGTCCACGTCTCCCATCGCTCCGCTTGATTCGCCATGCTGGCCTTTGGCGCAGTCGGCGGCGATCATGACCGACGCCGAACCGCTGCGACCGCGCGCCACGCAACCCGGAGGACTCATTGATCGCTGAACAGACCCTGACCCCCAAAGATTTCAAAACCCCCGTTCACATCAACTGGTGTCCCGGATGTGGCGACTTCGGCATCGTCGTTGCCATCCAGGAGGCCCTCGCGCAGCTTCAGATTCCACCGCACAAAGTCGCCGTGTATTCGGGCATCGGCTGCTCCGGCAAGACGCCCCATTATGTCAATGCATATGGGTTCCACACCCTTCACGGACGCGTGCTGCCCAACGCCACCGGCGCCAAGCTGGCCAATCGCGAGCTGACGGTCATCGCCGTGGGAGGGGACGGCGATGGCTTCGGCATCGGCGCGGGCTATTTCGTGAACTCCGGCCGGCGCAACGTTGACTTCACGTACCTCGTCTTCGACAACGAGGTCTACGGCCTCACCAAGGGCCAGGGCGCACCCACGCTCTCTCGCGGCCAGCGGACGAAGTCCATGCCCGAGCCGGCGATTCAGGACAGCTTAAACCCCATCGCCCTGGCCATCGGCTCCGGCTACACCTTCGTCGCGCGGGGCTACGCCCTCGACCGAAAGGGGCTCCCCTCCCTCATCGCCGCGGCGATTCGACACCCGGGCAGCTCGTTCGTGGACATCTTGCAGACGTGCCCGACGTACAACGATCTGATGACCAAGGACTGGCTCGAAGCACAGATCGGCGGTCAGCCGCGCATGTATCGACTCGAAGACGAGGGCTATGACGGCGTCGTCGCGAATCCCTCCAGCGTGCACGAGCTGGTGGCGAAGAAGGCCCAGGCAGTGGAGAAGAGCTACGAGTGGGGCGATCGCATCCCGACCGGCGTCTTCTATCAGGCGCGCCTCCGGACCTATGAGGAGGAGCTGGAGGAGCGGCTGCCACAGTATCGAACGACGCCGCTCGTTCACTGGGACGTTGAGCACCGCGATGTGACCAAGCTGGCAGACGCATTGCGGTAGAGCGCTACGCTGGGTTCGCCTCCCCGTCCGGAGGTCGCTGTGAGCCAGTACGAGGTCGCGAGGTTCCTGTTTCACTTCAACCGCGAGCGGTCGGCGCGGGACGCCTACGCCGCGAACCCGCGCGCGGCGCTGGACGGCTACGATTTATCCGCTGAGGAGCGCGAGGCCCTCGTGCAGCACGACTTCACCGCGCTCTACCGCATGGGCACACACCCCTTGCTCCTCATCTACATGGCGAACAACCTCGACGTGGCCCCGCCGGACTACGTCGCAGCCGTGCGCCGGGCGGTCGACAGCAGTCCCGTCGCGCAGTGAAGATGAGCGCGCCCCGCTGCGGACGCTAAGGAGGAAGTGATGGGCGAGATCGTCGGCGCCTTCGGCGTCTCCCATGCGCCAGCGATGACCGCGCGACCGGAGGCTGCGCCCCCGGAGCAGATCGCCGCCCTGCGCGCTGGCTTCGCCGAAGCCC
It encodes:
- a CDS encoding 2-oxoacid:acceptor oxidoreductase subunit alpha, which codes for MHDGDLIWMIGGPQGGGINVSAEVFARAAAHGGQRVFANIEYHSNIMGEHSYYKVRLSREDRHSLLDGVHVLVALDEETLLGEPHPEFTSHPGHLRELVAGGVAVYDSAGRFSPQKSSRTDITFVGVPYMEVLRQALKEFGREADANRLRVMTNTVAVGASVFAVGGDIEGLCQTLREDFKGPRAQIGEMNARAATLGYEHAAQQLGGRSPFDARSLSAPNGHAKLPMLIRGMHACAMGKLKAGLHLQTYYPISPATDESVYLEAIQRDQNLLVVQCEDEIASIQMAVGAANAGARASTSTSGPGFALMVEGIGYASMTEVGGPVVFLWQRGGPSTGLPTRQDQSDLQFALHPAHGEFPHMVVAPADCQQIFEDSFEAFNWADRYQLPVVVLVDKYLSTQYTTLQDLKMENLVIDRGPRFNPNGHANGHDGAGGYLRFGFTESGVSPRSFPGDEGGIFWATSDEHDPRGHITEDAENRIRMMEKRMGKLDVAAREIPTERKLVVHGPRDADVTLVGWGSVLGSVLDAMDTLAREDNLRANFVQVRLMRPFPAAEVTSALSRAKRLILVENNYSGQLGSLVREMTGIDIPQKVLKYDGRPFSEEELVEALRAALAGSEARVHVSHRSA
- a CDS encoding thiamine pyrophosphate-dependent enzyme — encoded protein: MIAEQTLTPKDFKTPVHINWCPGCGDFGIVVAIQEALAQLQIPPHKVAVYSGIGCSGKTPHYVNAYGFHTLHGRVLPNATGAKLANRELTVIAVGGDGDGFGIGAGYFVNSGRRNVDFTYLVFDNEVYGLTKGQGAPTLSRGQRTKSMPEPAIQDSLNPIALAIGSGYTFVARGYALDRKGLPSLIAAAIRHPGSSFVDILQTCPTYNDLMTKDWLEAQIGGQPRMYRLEDEGYDGVVANPSSVHELVAKKAQAVEKSYEWGDRIPTGVFYQARLRTYEEELEERLPQYRTTPLVHWDVEHRDVTKLADALR
- a CDS encoding aromatic ring-opening dioxygenase subunit LigA — its product is MSQYEVARFLFHFNRERSARDAYAANPRAALDGYDLSAEEREALVQHDFTALYRMGTHPLLLIYMANNLDVAPPDYVAAVRRAVDSSPVAQ